The following nucleotide sequence is from Pseudoalteromonas xiamenensis.
ACAAACTCATCACCGCCCAGGCGGGCGAGCGTGTCTCCTTCTGGTAAAATTCGCTTGATACGTTCACTGACTTGCACCAGAAGCTCATCACCTGCGCTGTGTCCAAGTGTATCGTTTACTTCTTTAAATCGGTCTAAATCAATGAACATGACCGCCAATTTCTGTTTCTCACGATGTGCTGCAGCCAGCGCCATAGAAAGTCGATCATTGAACAATCTACGGTTGGGTAAACCTGTTAACTCATCAAAATACGCTAAACGGACGATTTTCTCTTCGGCGTTTTTGCGCTCCGTAATATCACTAAAAATCGCGGCGTACAGTACATCATCGCTGTAAGGTTCATTAATCTCAATAATTGTCAGCCATTCAACATAGATGTCTCCGCATTTTTTACGGTTGCAGATTTCACCTTGCCAAACACCTTTTTCTCGCAAAGCCCCCCACATGTCTTCATAGTATTCCGCAGGGTGAATACCTGAGCTGAGTAAGTTCGGTTTTTTACCTAACACCTCATAATCTTGATACCCCGTAAGAGCGCTAAACGCAGGGTTTATTTGAATAATTTCGCCATTGCTGCGCGTAATCATGATGCCATCCAATGAGGCATTGATGATACGATTTGCAAGATAGAGGTTTTTCTCCGATTTCTGAAGCGCAAGGTCTCGTTGTACCAACACTTTTTCCAATTCGCTGCAGTAAGCGGTTTCGATTTCGGTCAATACATTTTTCAGAGCAAGTAGACCAAGTACCTGTTTTGTTTCAGGATCTTTCACGACAAGATGACGAATTGCATTCGTGGTCATTAAACGATATGCGTCAAACAAGGAGTCTTTTGGTGTCACATGTAGCATGGGGTAGCTGCAGATCTCCCAACAAGCTTTGCGCCAATCCGGATTGAGAATGATGTAGGCAATATCGCGCTGTGTGATGATGCCGTAAGCTTGTTTCTGCTGATTGTATACAAGCACGGCCGTCATCTTGGTTTCACGCATCAAATGTATCGCATCCGAAAGACATTGCTCGCTATCAAGAATACGTACATTTTTCTCAAAATGAGCGTCTATAGGCCTAAAGTGCAAATAGTGATCAAGCCCTTGATTACGCACAATATCGGATAAAGATACCACGCCGCAGGGCGTATTAAACTTATCAACGACTAACAGGTGCCGAATGCCCAGTTGATGAAATTTAATCGTCGCTTCACTCAATGTTTTGTCAACGTTGATTGAATGAACTGGCGATGCCATGTTTAACGCAATTGGCCGAGATGCGAAATCGGGGTCTTCGAAATCAATACGTACACAATCGGATTCCGTCCAAATTCCCACAATTAAGTCATTATCCGTGACAAATATTGAACTTACGTTCTTGCCACGCATCATGTGCACTGCATCAATCAACGGCGTTGACACATCACATGTTAATAACTGATTAGATAACACGTCCTTGATTTTTAGTTGTCTCGTATCACCTGACTTCATTAGCAACCCTCGCGTATCACACATCTTATCGAGTATACTTGGGCTAAGTCTTTATACTTTGATTGAGAACAATTTATGAGCACAAATTCGTACCCACTATTGCTCATTTCGAGTCATGAAATACAACTCATTGAAGATCAAGAAACCTTTGAGAGTGAGATTTTTTATATTGAAGACAAAGAGTTAGAAAGCTACAGAATCATCACCATTGACGGTTGCAACTTTAGTCTAAAAGGGGATGCCTTACCTGCACTGTCAATGGCAGAACTGACGTGTTTGGTGCAACAATCCTTAGTACAAGATGGGCATTGCTGCGTTGGAAAAATTACGCTAACGAACGTTCAAGAAGCGTTTGCGTTACTCCAAACGCACTAGCAATCCAGACGAACAAAGAGGTTGCGATGTGATTACTCACATTCAACCAACGCACGTAGATGTGCGGCTACGCTGCGCCCAAGACTCGACAGCTCATACCCACCTTCCAAAAATGAAATGATC
It contains:
- a CDS encoding EAL domain-containing protein; translation: MKSGDTRQLKIKDVLSNQLLTCDVSTPLIDAVHMMRGKNVSSIFVTDNDLIVGIWTESDCVRIDFEDPDFASRPIALNMASPVHSINVDKTLSEATIKFHQLGIRHLLVVDKFNTPCGVVSLSDIVRNQGLDHYLHFRPIDAHFEKNVRILDSEQCLSDAIHLMRETKMTAVLVYNQQKQAYGIITQRDIAYIILNPDWRKACWEICSYPMLHVTPKDSLFDAYRLMTTNAIRHLVVKDPETKQVLGLLALKNVLTEIETAYCSELEKVLVQRDLALQKSEKNLYLANRIINASLDGIMITRSNGEIIQINPAFSALTGYQDYEVLGKKPNLLSSGIHPAEYYEDMWGALREKGVWQGEICNRKKCGDIYVEWLTIIEINEPYSDDVLYAAIFSDITERKNAEEKIVRLAYFDELTGLPNRRLFNDRLSMALAAAHREKQKLAVMFIDLDRFKEVNDTLGHSAGDELLVQVSERIKRILPEGDTLARLGGDEFVVLLTEVKAIELVVNFANQILSELSNPFSIAGMNVGATASLGAAIYPEDGLDSEALLKHADVAMYRSKEVGRNSFQLYKASMNARSLERLSMLSRFQNALEYDEFELHYQPLECLSSGQILSVEALVRWRDPNLGMISPAHFIPLAEELGLIIKLDNWVIDKACKQFKAWRDAGTNIHRIAINVSAQHLCQGNLAETVAQTLEKYGIDGRNLEIELTESSFVSNFHEAKVALKRLKMLGVSIALDDFGTGYSALSYLTKLPIDILKIDASFIAKIPDEYGNSEIVSAIVAMAKALNLRVVAEGVEKVEQKQFLQKLGCHTSQGYLFCKPLSADDWERFYSQWKATS
- a CDS encoding DUF4144 family protein; the protein is MSTNSYPLLLISSHEIQLIEDQETFESEIFYIEDKELESYRIITIDGCNFSLKGDALPALSMAELTCLVQQSLVQDGHCCVGKITLTNVQEAFALLQTH